In Parabacteroides timonensis, the genomic stretch CATTTGCTGCGTAATCATCAAATGATGCAGGGGCTTTTAAAGGAGTATGTTCCGGAAAATGATCAATTGCAAAGTACTTACCAGGTGTTTGAAGTCGGTATTGCTCCTTCGTCTCTGCCTTATGACTATCACTCTTTCGCAGATCGTCTGATTTTTCCTGTTCGCAACGAACGGGGTGAACTGGTTGCATTTGCCGGTCGTTACCGGGGGGAAACGAAAGGAACTGATATCCGTAAATATGTCAATTCGCCGGATAGTCCGGTCTATCATAAAGGAGAGATTCTGTATGGGTTGTATCAGGCACAGGAAGCGATCCGGCAGCATGGTTTTGTGTATATCACCGAAGGGTATAAAGACGTGCTTGCCATGCATGCTGCCGGGTTTCGTAATACTGTAGCCTTGTGTGGAACCGCGCTGACCGAGCAACAAATGGTTTTACTCAGCCGGTATACCCGGTATGCTATTGTGATGCTCGATGGCGACGAGGCCGGTCAGACGAATGCTATAAAATCGGCACGCCTGTTGTCCGGAAAAGGTTTTTCTGTCGGACGGATTGTTCTCGAACCGAAACATGACCCGGATTCCCTGCTTTGTCAGATGGGGCGTGAGGCATTTATCGACTATATGAAAGCTGCCACCCGTTTTAGCCGCCTGGAAGTTTATGAAGCTACTTTGCTTAGAGAAATAGGGCAGATACTGTCCCAATTACGTCTGGCACTGACAATAGAAGAACGGAGGGATTTGTTTGCTCGCATGATCCCTTTGCATAAACGGTTAGCTAAAGTTACGGAACTCTTAGCACATTCTCCGATACTGAAAGCGGATTGGTTATTAGATTAATAAATATAATTGTACTATTATGATTGTCGATAAAGAGCGCAAGGTAATATACTTGCATAATCCTAAATGCGGAGGGACTTTTCTGAGAAATATTTATATTGAAAAATATGGAAAGACAGATGCTACGAAATGGTGGAAGGCATACGATCGTAAAAATGGAACGGATCTGGGGCATATTACTTATAAAGATTTACCGCGTTTTATTCCGGAATGGGAGGAATACCGGATTGTTGTGATGGTACGTAATCCTTATAATCGTTTTTATTCTGCTGTTAAGGAATTGACAAAGCATTCAAATAATGTGGGAAGGTTTCCACAACTTCCGGTAATCATGTTGGATGAGTATCAGGAATCAAATCTTTTAAGAAAGATTTATCTGCGTACGATATGTCTTAAGACATATCGTTTACGGAAGCTCAGTACGGCTTCCGTAAACGATATCTGTTATCAAATTCTTAGATGTTCCGATCAGGATTTTTATTTACGTAATAAGAGAATACCCTGGTTAAATCCTCAAAGTTATTTTTTAGGAAAGAATGTTGAGGTTTTTCAGTATGAATCTGAAAGTGATTGGAAAAAACTACTGGAACTTTTAGAGCTGTCCGATTATCAAAACAGAGTGTCGATTGCAAGAGATTATGCGATGTCCGAAGATATCCGGAGTATGATCATGAAAGCATATCCGGAAGATAGGGTAATATATCAGGGGTATATTTGAATGAAATGTTAAAAAGAGGTAGAATGAAAACTAAAAAAGATGTTTTAATATCGGTGATTATTCCTATTTATAACAGGGGGGATTGTCTGGCTTATTGTTTAGACTCAGTTTTAAATCAGACGTTTACGTGTTGGGAGTGTATTTTGATCGATGACGGTTCGACTGATGATACGTTTTCCGTATGTCGTCGGTATGCCGGGAAAGATTCCCGTTTTCGGATATTTTGTCAACCGAATAAAGGAGTTTCAGATGCCCGTAATCATGGATTGGAACAGGCACAAGGGAAATACATCGCATTTATAGATAGTGATGATTGGGTGGAGGATAATTATTTACAATTATTATACGAGTCTGTCAGTGAGGATGATATGCTTCCGCTCTGTGGTTTGCAACTGGAAGGGATGGACCGTATGAATCTGTTTGTGAAAAGTGACAGATTGTATTTGTTGGATAATGAGGTGACCGATCTCTTGATTGATCATTTTATTAGCGGAGACCTATTGAGAGGCCCGGTCGGTAAGTTATATAATAGATGTGTGATAGAAAAACATCGAATCCGCTTCCCTTCCGGTATCAGCTGGGGTGAAGATACAATCTTTAATTTCGTTTATTTGCGGTATATAAACAAAGTAAAGGGAGTTCCATATTTTTTATATCATGTTGTCAGACGGGGTGAATCGCTATCGGTAAGTGCAAGATATAATAATTTCTTAACAGATTCGAACCTAAGGATATATGATAGCATTTTCGGTTTTGTAAAAGCGAAGAATATCGATGATCCGGTTGTAAAGAATCATATAGATGATATGTATGTAACTATGGTTTTTCAAACGCTTGCAGGCATACTTCATGTGCATGACCGGCTATCGTGGAAAGAACGTTATAAACAAATGGAATGGCTGATGTCACAGGTCGATAGAGGCAAATTCAAAAAATATTTGTTTAAATCATTCGGATCTGCGTATAAAGCTTTTGCCGTATATTTCAGGCTACCTGTTCTGCTTTTTTCATTTTATGAGATAAAATATCTTTTTCTGTCCCTAAAAAATAACTAATGTATAATGAATGAGAATAATTTACTACATGATATGAAAATGATATTTAAATATTGGATCAAAATTTTGTGTATTTATTTACTGGGGCAGTCGAATAAAAAAATAGATTTTATGATTATTGGCGCCCAGAAATGTGGAACAACAGCTTTGTCTGCTTATATGAATAAGCATCCGTTTTGCACCGGTTCGAATAATAAGGAGCCTTTGCTTTTTACGAAGTATTATAAAGAGAAACTGGGATTGAAGAGAATAGTGGAATATTATTGTTTTAATAAGTTCTTAAAAAACAGAGGAAATTGTCTATTCTTCGAAGCTACTCCCGACTATATTTATGAAGAAGAGGTTCCGGCACGTATTTACCGGTATAATCCTCAGATTAAAATGATCTTTTTGGTTCGTGAGCCTGTTAGCCGGGCTATATCCGAGTATAATATGGGATGCCGTTATGCAATAGAAAAGAATCTATGTGTACGGGAAGATCCGGATCGTGAATATTTCGATTGTTTAAAACAACCGGACAGGTATCCTTTTCGTTGGTTCGTAGAAGAAGAGTTTCGAAAAATGAAGGAAACAGGCTCTCGTTTACCCTCTGCTTTTCATTACCCCGATATGATTCGGCATGGCTTCTATAATGAGCAATTGGAGCGATATTATCAATATTTTAACCCGGATCAGTTCTTGATTTTGGATAGTAAAGACCTGAAAGAAAAGAAGCGGGAAACCTTATCAGCCATAGAAGACTTTTTGGAAATTCCTCATTATGATTGGCCGGAGAATGAGTTGGAAAACTCCAATGTTGGAGTTTATACTCAGCAGGTACCTGCTGAGTATAAACAATTCCTAAAAGAATATTTTAAACCATGGAATGAAAAGTTTTTTGAGTTGATAGGAAAGCGGATGGACTGGTAATAATATAATTAAATTCTTAATCGGAATGCTTCGTACTATTTTTTTTTATCTTTTTTATTGGAAGGAAAAACTGCGCTTATCCGGAAGAGTAACCTTCAACGGTTTTACGATTATCTATGCTTTTAAAGGTTCCCATATTTACTGGGGGCGAAATATTAGAATCAACAGCCATCCTTTATCCAATCTGGCGGGTATGCATCAATATGCCATTTTTGTAGCGCGTGACGGCGGAGTTATTCGCCTGGGTAACAATCTTGCTTTATCCGGTTCTACTATCTATGCACTCGAATCGATCGAGATCGGCGATAACACACAGATAGGTGCCAATACAATCATAATGGATAGCGATTTTCATCCCATGGACGTTGCTGCGCGACGGATAAACGACCGGGCTTCCATTCGTAAAAAGCCTGTACGTATCGGCAACGATTGTTTTATCGGCATGAATGTGATTATTTGCAAAGGGACAGTGTTGGGGGATCGTTGCATTGTAGGGGCGGGTAGCGTTGTTTGCGGAGTTTTCCCTGACGATTCTGTGATTGTGGGGAATCCGGCACATGTAAAGAAAACCAATCGGTCAAAATAAAATTCAATATATATAGAAATGAAAGTTGTACATGTCATAAATTCCATGAGTTTAACTCATGGAGGGCCTGCTTATTCCACTTACCAGACTGTTAAAGGGCTAAATGGTTTGGGAGTAGACACGCAGATATTAACCAGACAGATACTTGGCGGAGAAACACCGATATCTACGGAACCGTTTATTCATTATCTGCCTGTCCCTCCTTTTTACTATGAACGTTGGGGATATGCAACGGTTTTTCCGAAAACATTATCATCGATTCCGGATGTGGATGTTTATCATATTCAGGAGTTATGGCAATATCCGGGATATGCTGCAGGACGATATGCCCGAAAAAACTCTCGTCCCTATGTGGTCACTTTGCGTGGCGGTATGTATCCGGAGGCCATGAAGCATTCTTCATGGATCAAGAAAATATCGTTGTTGCTCTATGAACGGCGGTTATTGCAGAAAGCTGCCTGTACGCATGTCACTTGCATGGAAGAGATGGAGCATTATTGGGCATTGGGATTTACCAATCCCGTAGCCGTTATTCCGAATCCGCTGGAACCATGTGAAGTAGCGAAACCTCTTTGGGCGGATGGAAAGAAACGAATAGGCTATTTGGGACGTTTACATCCCCGCAAACGGGTGGAACGTCTGCTGGAAATATGGAAACGTTTG encodes the following:
- a CDS encoding sulfotransferase domain-containing protein translates to MIIGAQKCGTTALSAYMNKHPFCTGSNNKEPLLFTKYYKEKLGLKRIVEYYCFNKFLKNRGNCLFFEATPDYIYEEEVPARIYRYNPQIKMIFLVREPVSRAISEYNMGCRYAIEKNLCVREDPDREYFDCLKQPDRYPFRWFVEEEFRKMKETGSRLPSAFHYPDMIRHGFYNEQLERYYQYFNPDQFLILDSKDLKEKKRETLSAIEDFLEIPHYDWPENELENSNVGVYTQQVPAEYKQFLKEYFKPWNEKFFELIGKRMDW
- a CDS encoding DNA primase, whose amino-acid sequence is MNLKEQILAVIRLEDVIERYLPLRKNGGSANTLTGLCPFHDDRHPSFCVNVKKQYYKCFVCGEGGDVFKFVQKMEGCDFHQVLKILAGWYGLSGEDDYLSAKPLPVKNKSRSVSTDIVSQAARDHLLRNHQMMQGLLKEYVPENDQLQSTYQVFEVGIAPSSLPYDYHSFADRLIFPVRNERGELVAFAGRYRGETKGTDIRKYVNSPDSPVYHKGEILYGLYQAQEAIRQHGFVYITEGYKDVLAMHAAGFRNTVALCGTALTEQQMVLLSRYTRYAIVMLDGDEAGQTNAIKSARLLSGKGFSVGRIVLEPKHDPDSLLCQMGREAFIDYMKAATRFSRLEVYEATLLREIGQILSQLRLALTIEERRDLFARMIPLHKRLAKVTELLAHSPILKADWLLD
- a CDS encoding glycosyltransferase — translated: MSLTHGGPAYSTYQTVKGLNGLGVDTQILTRQILGGETPISTEPFIHYLPVPPFYYERWGYATVFPKTLSSIPDVDVYHIQELWQYPGYAAGRYARKNSRPYVVTLRGGMYPEAMKHSSWIKKISLLLYERRLLQKAACTHVTCMEEMEHYWALGFTNPVAVIPNPLEPCEVAKPLWADGKKRIGYLGRLHPRKRVERLLEIWKRLKEPGELLIMGNGDPDYVAFLKKEVERLQLSDVRFSGWVSGIEKNRLLASLTCLVVPSDFENFGMIVPEALLQEIPVIASTGSPWKELETERCGWWVKNDVDSLTVAVREALSLDKEDLQTMGKRGRRLVKDKYSIDVVARQMEQLYAWVTGQGDKPEFVYD
- a CDS encoding glycosyltransferase family 2 protein, coding for MKTKKDVLISVIIPIYNRGDCLAYCLDSVLNQTFTCWECILIDDGSTDDTFSVCRRYAGKDSRFRIFCQPNKGVSDARNHGLEQAQGKYIAFIDSDDWVEDNYLQLLYESVSEDDMLPLCGLQLEGMDRMNLFVKSDRLYLLDNEVTDLLIDHFISGDLLRGPVGKLYNRCVIEKHRIRFPSGISWGEDTIFNFVYLRYINKVKGVPYFLYHVVRRGESLSVSARYNNFLTDSNLRIYDSIFGFVKAKNIDDPVVKNHIDDMYVTMVFQTLAGILHVHDRLSWKERYKQMEWLMSQVDRGKFKKYLFKSFGSAYKAFAVYFRLPVLLFSFYEIKYLFLSLKNN
- a CDS encoding acyltransferase, which codes for MLRTIFFYLFYWKEKLRLSGRVTFNGFTIIYAFKGSHIYWGRNIRINSHPLSNLAGMHQYAIFVARDGGVIRLGNNLALSGSTIYALESIEIGDNTQIGANTIIMDSDFHPMDVAARRINDRASIRKKPVRIGNDCFIGMNVIICKGTVLGDRCIVGAGSVVCGVFPDDSVIVGNPAHVKKTNRSK
- a CDS encoding sulfotransferase family 2 domain-containing protein — translated: MIVDKERKVIYLHNPKCGGTFLRNIYIEKYGKTDATKWWKAYDRKNGTDLGHITYKDLPRFIPEWEEYRIVVMVRNPYNRFYSAVKELTKHSNNVGRFPQLPVIMLDEYQESNLLRKIYLRTICLKTYRLRKLSTASVNDICYQILRCSDQDFYLRNKRIPWLNPQSYFLGKNVEVFQYESESDWKKLLELLELSDYQNRVSIARDYAMSEDIRSMIMKAYPEDRVIYQGYI